From Calothrix sp. PCC 6303, a single genomic window includes:
- a CDS encoding PatA/PatG family cyanobactin maturation protease — protein MMSEIDISNFAYEKFGGDSKICVAVLDGPVDQSHPCFDGANLTQLPTLVSSVADRGSASQHGTHVASVIFGQHDSPVRGIAPNCRGLIVPVFSDGRDGLAPCSQIDLARAITQAVEQGANVINISGGQLAASAESDRLLANAVRLCRENNVLIVAAAGNDGCDCLHLPAALESVLAVGAMDAQGNPIGFSNWGEAYQNQGILALGENILGAIPGAKTATKTGTSFATPIVSGIVALLLSIQLQREEKPDPHAIRDAILQSALSCNQLKGLDSRRCLVGTLNISGAYTLITKGEIKQMTNEKSGGVMIQSSEADNAIAQLQPSEVIEFDLKQEISQSSPIGVQAAEINQLTTMLMKETPMMITASNQANSSVAPSECASCSGSKQIQLVYALGELGYDFGTQARQDSFTQAIPAGINLLDYLEQNPWEAQSLIWTLNLDATPIYAIVPSGPYANVTYERLRSFLGDENIERVSIPGYIAGSVKLLSGQTVPAIIPEVRGMYGWSVAALIENLTQAYPAGPSEEDYSNKIREYLERIYYEFRNLGVTPQERALNFSATNAFQIADVMSTGTAADIGLDTITVEKSPICRPDSNCYDVKLQFFNLEDSRRAGKVYRFTVDVSDAIPVSIGRVRSWSVAS, from the coding sequence ATGATGTCAGAGATTGACATAAGTAATTTTGCCTATGAGAAGTTTGGTGGTGATTCTAAAATATGTGTCGCCGTACTTGACGGACCTGTTGATCAATCTCACCCCTGCTTCGACGGAGCTAATCTGACTCAGCTTCCAACCTTGGTTTCTAGTGTTGCTGATCGCGGTTCTGCATCCCAGCATGGAACTCATGTTGCCAGCGTTATCTTTGGTCAACACGACAGCCCTGTTCGCGGTATTGCACCTAATTGTCGAGGCTTAATTGTACCTGTTTTTAGTGATGGGAGAGACGGGCTTGCCCCTTGTTCCCAGATTGACCTCGCACGGGCGATTACCCAAGCAGTTGAGCAGGGAGCCAATGTCATCAATATTAGTGGTGGTCAATTGGCTGCATCGGCTGAATCTGATCGATTACTGGCGAATGCGGTTAGATTGTGCCGGGAAAATAACGTTCTCATCGTAGCTGCTGCGGGCAACGATGGCTGTGATTGTCTTCATCTTCCGGCTGCTCTTGAGTCGGTACTCGCAGTGGGGGCAATGGATGCCCAAGGAAATCCCATTGGGTTTAGTAATTGGGGTGAGGCTTACCAAAACCAAGGCATTCTCGCTCTCGGTGAAAACATTTTGGGTGCTATCCCTGGTGCAAAAACTGCGACAAAAACTGGTACTAGCTTTGCTACTCCCATTGTGTCGGGCATTGTGGCGCTGTTGCTCAGTATTCAACTGCAACGAGAGGAAAAGCCTGACCCCCATGCGATTCGTGATGCCATCCTCCAAAGTGCCTTGTCTTGCAACCAACTAAAGGGTTTAGATAGCCGTCGCTGTCTAGTGGGAACGCTGAATATTTCTGGGGCATATACCCTAATTACCAAAGGAGAAATTAAACAAATGACAAACGAGAAATCAGGGGGAGTCATGATCCAATCAAGTGAAGCTGACAATGCGATCGCACAACTGCAACCGAGTGAGGTGATTGAATTTGATTTGAAACAAGAGATTTCCCAGTCTTCACCGATCGGTGTTCAGGCTGCGGAAATAAATCAATTAACAACTATGCTAATGAAAGAAACCCCGATGATGATTACTGCTAGCAACCAAGCAAATTCTTCAGTAGCTCCTTCTGAGTGTGCTTCTTGTAGTGGTAGCAAGCAAATTCAGTTAGTTTATGCTTTAGGAGAGTTAGGTTATGATTTCGGTACTCAAGCCCGTCAAGATTCCTTTACCCAAGCCATACCTGCGGGGATTAATTTGCTGGACTATCTAGAGCAAAACCCTTGGGAAGCACAATCGCTGATTTGGACACTGAATCTCGATGCTACGCCCATTTATGCGATTGTGCCTTCTGGTCCCTACGCCAATGTTACTTACGAGCGACTACGATCCTTCCTAGGGGACGAAAATATTGAGCGGGTTTCAATTCCAGGATATATAGCGGGCAGCGTGAAACTACTTTCGGGTCAAACCGTTCCTGCCATCATCCCAGAAGTTCGAGGGATGTACGGATGGTCGGTTGCTGCGTTGATTGAGAATTTAACACAAGCTTATCCAGCAGGTCCTTCAGAAGAAGACTATAGCAATAAGATTCGAGAATATCTGGAGCGGATCTATTATGAATTCCGCAATCTAGGTGTCACACCCCAGGAACGAGCGTTAAACTTCTCTGCGACCAATGCTTTCCAGATTGCCGATGTGATGTCTACTGGCACGGCTGCCGATATTGGACTGGACACTATTACGGTGGAGAAGAGTCCTATCTGTCGCCCCGATTCCAACTGCTACGATGTGAAACTTCAGTTTTTTAACCTAGAAGACAGCCGCAGAGCCGGAAAAGTTTATCGATTCACAGTGGATGTGAGCGATGCGATTCCTGTCTCTATCGGTAGAGTCCGCTCTTGGTCTGTTGCCAGCTAA
- a CDS encoding CAP domain-containing protein, with product MDLVQQVIALTNNERAKHGLRALQWNEQLFKAAQGHSQNMAHGDFFEHGDPVKRAKDQGYPSSFVGENIAAGRPTPEGVVEQWLNSPGHRANILNSDYTEIGVGHYYLENDPGRYQYKHYWTQVFGKR from the coding sequence ATGGATCTTGTACAACAAGTTATTGCATTGACAAACAATGAACGTGCTAAACATGGTTTAAGAGCATTGCAATGGAATGAGCAACTATTCAAAGCGGCACAAGGACATTCCCAAAACATGGCACACGGCGATTTCTTCGAGCATGGCGATCCCGTTAAACGTGCCAAAGACCAAGGATATCCATCTTCCTTTGTTGGAGAGAATATTGCGGCAGGCAGACCTACACCAGAAGGTGTAGTGGAACAGTGGCTGAATAGCCCAGGACACCGCGCCAATATTCTGAATTCAGACTATACAGAAATTGGCGTTGGTCATTATTATCTAGAGAATGATCCAGGTCGATATCAATACAAACATTACTGGACGCAAGTCTTTGGTAAACGCTAA
- a CDS encoding NCS2 family permease, translated as MNRQAIPFSKPPSWRDVYGGRSHRISQFFRFQQLGTNFRTELLAGLTIFITTAPILVVNAHILGNAIFLQQAGDLFEQILVALALCAAVSSFLIGLLTNYPFVLGSATGAAALFTFSVVLGMGMNWRLALTAVLVEGILFTALSVSPLRRQLHNAIPNSLKQAMVIGLGLFLSYIALSGKVGSPQVGAGIIVANTATLTSLGTLKQPATLIAIFGILLTIMLMVRKVKGTFLFVIFGTAALGWLTGVVPLPKGILALPQLPQDLIGQAIVGVQYLTWSQLGNFVAVVFVLLFMSLSDAMSLNVLGRQIDCIQPDGELCRSKQALLSNALGTVFGAIIGSTPVMPYLVAAAGIFEGGRSGFVAIVVGLLFLISTLFTPLFAAIPAFAIAPIPLMIGVLMMSGVRLINWNDLAEAIPAFVVILITPLTFSIADGMAAGFIAHAVTTVAQRNRQGMRSSLVLAGIAVAYFTLITMQA; from the coding sequence ATGAACAGACAAGCAATCCCATTTTCCAAGCCCCCATCCTGGCGCGATGTCTACGGCGGGCGAAGCCATCGCATTAGTCAATTCTTCCGGTTTCAACAGTTGGGAACGAACTTCCGCACAGAATTACTAGCTGGCTTGACTATCTTTATAACCACGGCTCCAATTCTGGTGGTGAATGCTCATATTTTAGGAAATGCGATATTTCTACAGCAGGCTGGAGATTTATTTGAGCAAATTTTGGTAGCACTTGCCCTTTGTGCTGCGGTATCTAGCTTCCTAATTGGATTACTAACTAACTATCCTTTTGTTCTGGGATCGGCGACTGGTGCCGCCGCACTATTTACCTTCTCTGTTGTGTTAGGTATGGGAATGAATTGGCGATTAGCATTAACCGCTGTCCTAGTCGAGGGAATTCTCTTCACAGCGTTGTCTGTTAGTCCACTCCGTCGCCAACTGCATAATGCCATTCCCAATTCGCTAAAACAGGCGATGGTGATTGGCTTGGGTCTGTTTCTCTCATATATTGCGCTGTCGGGAAAAGTAGGTTCTCCCCAGGTGGGTGCAGGGATCATCGTTGCGAATACTGCCACGCTGACCAGTCTAGGTACACTGAAACAGCCTGCTACACTGATTGCAATTTTTGGGATTTTATTGACGATAATGCTCATGGTGCGGAAGGTCAAAGGCACATTTCTGTTCGTGATTTTTGGTACGGCTGCGCTCGGTTGGCTGACAGGAGTAGTACCACTCCCTAAAGGCATTCTCGCCCTGCCCCAGTTGCCTCAAGACTTGATTGGGCAAGCGATCGTTGGAGTACAATATCTCACCTGGTCGCAACTGGGAAATTTTGTGGCAGTCGTCTTTGTACTGCTATTTATGTCCTTATCCGATGCGATGAGTTTGAATGTGTTAGGGCGACAAATCGACTGCATTCAGCCCGACGGTGAACTATGCCGCTCCAAACAAGCCTTATTATCCAACGCACTCGGAACCGTCTTTGGTGCGATCATTGGTAGTACTCCTGTCATGCCCTATCTAGTAGCTGCTGCTGGCATCTTTGAAGGCGGGCGTAGTGGATTCGTCGCGATCGTGGTTGGGTTACTCTTTCTCATTTCGACGTTGTTCACGCCCCTATTTGCCGCGATTCCTGCGTTTGCTATTGCTCCTATTCCGCTGATGATTGGTGTTTTAATGATGAGTGGTGTGCGTCTGATCAATTGGAATGATTTAGCAGAGGCAATTCCAGCATTCGTAGTCATTTTAATTACACCGCTAACTTTTTCGATCGCCGATGGCATGGCAGCAGGCTTTATTGCTCATGCGGTTACAACCGTCGCTCAGAGAAATCGACAAGGGATGCGATCTAGTCTAGTTTTGGCAGGTATTGCTGTAGCTTACTTCACACTGATCACGATGCAGGCTTAG